The sequence CCAGTAATTCTTTGAAAATCAAAACTGGTCCAGCTGGTAGGGCAATGGCTGAGGCCATGCAATCTGAACTAGTTGAAGGGCTGCTTCAACATTTAACAATGGAGAGAAGCGCAAGCGCACAATATTTTGCTAACTCCCTTTGGTTTGCTGAAAGGGAATTAAAAGGATTCTCAAGTTTTTTCAAGAAAGAATCTGAAAATGAGCAGGCTCATGCATCGATATTTGCCGATTATCTTATTGCAAGAGGCCAATCAGTTCTTTTAGAAAAACTAAAAGCCCCCATTCAGAGTTGGAGTGATATAGAAGAAGTGTTTGCAGCTTCCTTTCAGATGGAGGCAGACGTTACTACTTCGTTGCACCAATTATATGCAATTGCAGAAAGAGATTCTGACGTTCGCACTAATGTATTTTTAGATCCAATAATTGAAGGCCAAACGTCCTCTGAAGATGAATTTGCTCATTTATTGGGAAGAGTTAGATTTACTAAGAATCAACCATCTGCACTTTTAATAATAGATGGAGAATTGAATATTTAACTCCTGACTTATTAGAAATTCGTTTAGTAATTTATTTATTAGCAATTGAGTATTCACTTTACCTATTACATAATTCTATTAAAAATTCAATTGAGAGATTGTCAGATATATTTCCTTTTTGAATATTAGAAGCTATCCTGATAATTTCTTGTCTTCTATTCTCCAATGAATCTAATTCTTTTTTTAGTCGAATTAATAAGGCCTCATCGTGACTATTGATAATAGAGCTAACAATACTTTTACACCTGATTCGTAGAAGTTCAACCTCCTTTGAAAGATTGCCTATTAGAGTATCTGATTCTTTTAACGCAAGCATATGATTTAAACAGCAAAAGATGCAGATTCAATTAATGTTGGAGCTACTTTTAAAATATGTTCTCCAGTTGGAACACTTAATAGCTCTTCTGATCTAAGTCTAGAAATCAATCTAGTTGAAGTTACTCTTGTTGATCCTATAAGTTCTCCAATTCTCTCGTGTGTAAGTCTGAAAGGAAGTTGGCACCAGTCACCGCATCTTCTTCCTAATCTGTTTACTAGAAGTGCAAATAAAGCTTGTAAGCGTAATTCTGCGCTGCCTAAGTGACGTATACGAAGAAGTTGAAGTGTCCACTCGTTTACTGCATCAAAGCCCTCGCCTTCACTTGCCTTTGTATCATTACGAAAAATAAGTGGAGTAAGTGCTTCTACACAAACTCCTTCACTACAGAGCCTTTCAGTCCGCAGTTGATCTCCTGATTGTAGGAAAGCAAGTGTCATTCCTTCAGTTTCTTCGCAGGGACAGTAAACACGTGCTATTCCCTCAAGTACTTCAAGGCAGGAATTACCATCTCTAGGGATAAGTACTGATTGACCTGTTGGCATTCTTACCGGCGCTACAGGTTCATCTGGCAGAAATCGGAAGCTCATTTACGGTTTTGAATCTTTCTTGCTGAGAATGAATCTCAACCTTATAACGATGAGGGCCTTTTTTGCAAGCGATTCTCAATAGCAATAGCTTTGTTGAGACGGTTGAGAGATTTGGTATGTTTTGGTGTGATTTTTATCACAGTTCTCTGTGATATTTAAGTGAAATTTCTATCAAGTTATGATTTAAAGACTTGAATTGTAGAAAAATTTCTTTAATAAAAATGATTTTATTATTAAGGCATCACTTTCTTTGCTGAGAATATATTCTTTAAAATTGGAAAACCCAGCTTAATTGAATATTAAAAAAGCCCTGCAATTTTGCAGGGCTTTTTTCTTTGACTTAGTTAGATGTAAAAAGAATCTCTTGTTTAAGGAGTTACTTTTTAGCCAGCTGAGATTTGGCTGGTTTCTAGGTTGTCAAAGTACTTACCAATACGCTTGAAGTCGAAGCCCATAGCTCTTAGACCATGCCAGAGGTGGCCCTGGAGGTAGAAGAAGCCAACGTAGTAATGGAAGTTAGCCAACCATGCACGTCCTGTATGTGCGTCACCAGCAAGTGTCTGGGTATCTAGGAAGTAAGGAGCAATTTCAAGTTTCAACTTGAGTACTTCACCATATAGCTCAGTTGGATAGATGGTTGTGTTAGTTGAAACCCAGAAAGCAGCTACAAATGCTGTATACGCTGCACCAGCAAGAGAGGTGGAAAGCACCCATTCTGCTCCAAGAAGACCTTTACCTTTGAATTCAGTGTATTCACCGAAATTACTGGTGAAGATGTGGAAGGCAGCTCCTGCAGCCATAAAGAATGCTAGGAATGCATGTCCTCCCATGATGTCTTCAAGGCTACTAATTGATAGCCAGTCAATCTGGTGGTTCCAGATAGCACCAAGGTCAAGATTGTATTGAACCTTACGAACTGAACCTATAGCAGGGTCATAGATTCCATTGTATTTAGCCCATTCAACAAATTGAACACATCCCAATGCAAGGAAGCAAAGATGATGACCAAGAATTGATGTGAGCCTATTAGGATCAGTCCAATCAAAAGCAAATTTGTTAGGCCTTGAACCTGCTGGGTAGTCTTCTAGCTTTTCCTTATATCTAAAGGAGTGGAGCATTGCACCACCAGCATAGACAGCTGAGAAAATGAGGTGGAAGACTGCAACAACAGTGATTGTGTAAGGCTCTGTTAGTACTCCGTTCTCACAACCACCCAGTCCATAAGTAGCTAGATGAGGAAGCATTACTAAACCCTGATCTCCCATTGGAAGTGAGGGGTTGTAGCGAGCTAGTTCAAAAAGGGTGTTAGCGCCAGCACCGAAGCAAATTAATCCTGTATGACCAATATGCGATGCAATAAATCGGCCAGAGCGGTTTGTAACTCCAGAGTTACCCGCGTACCACGCGTAGGTAACGTTGGGGTTCCCGTAGGTCTGCACGAGAAAAAATTAAAAGGGCGAAACTAAGATATTTTCTAGTGAGCAATTATGGATAATCTCTTCACATGGCTTAATAAAAGAACTATTAAATAGTTGTCGTGGATTGAAAATATAGGGTTTCTCTAATTTTATTTGAGATCAAAAAATTTTTATTTTGTTTATATTTTATTTATTTTTCAGTTAGGCCCTGGTCCACCTTTAACCGTGGTTAGAGCAGTCCCGTCTAAAAACTGTTGATCGAGAAGTAGCAATGCTGCGCTGTTTTCACCTGCAAGCCTTAACCTTTTTCGTACAAAACGGGCTTCAGCTTCTTCTTGCAACTGTTCTGCGACAAACCAGTCAAGCATTGCTGTAGCACTTCTTTCTCCTGCCTTTTCTGCTATTGAATAAATTCTGTTAATTGAAGCCGTAACAGCTTGCTCCATTTCATAAACATTATCAAAAAGAGTTTGAGCGGTTGTCCAACTTCTTTGTGGTGCGTCAACGCTAGGTAGTTCAACCTGCTCGTCGCAATCCACGAGGTATGCAATTAATCGATCCGCGTGGCCTCTTTCCTCCTGACTCTTTGTTTGCATATATGTAGAGAAGCCGGCTAGGTCTCTCTCTCTAAGCCAAATTGACATAGCTAGATATGTGTGACTGGCTTGAAACTCACAAGAGAGATGATTATTAATAGCTCTAGTTAGTTCCTGCATCTTTTCTCAGAGCTTTAATTTTAAATATTAATCCTTTTTAAGGATAAGTCAAAAGAAATTTCTTATATAGGCGTTTCGCAAATTGACCTATATCTGATTAGAATTTATATACTCTTTCTGAAACACCAAAATTGAATCATCTTAAAGATCAAGATGCATCTAAGCAAGATCAAAAGGAGTTTTTGTTATCATTACCTGGCATGGAGAAAGGTTGCAAACGTCTTGTAATAATATTAGGATTGTTAGGAGATTTTGATAGTATAGAATATATTCAAATGTTGGTTAGATATTTGCCCTGCTTAGAAAAGGCAAACATCAAATTATTAGTTATTGGAATTGGTAGTGAGGAAGGTAAAAAGAAATTTTGCGAATTTACAAAATTACCACATAACTACATAACTGTTGTTGATCATATAGATATCCATCAAAAACTTGGCTTAAATACTTGTAGAATGTCAATTTATAGTCCTATAATTAATTTATTACTAATGTGTGCTGGAATTAATTCACCTGGTACTTTAAACGAGGTATTAAGAGGATATGTTGGAGATAAAAATGCACAGCCAATTTTTAAACCCGATGACATAATTTCGACTGGTATTCTTCCGGACTTTAAAGGTAAATTATTTGAAGGCGCTGGTGGAAAAGGTTTCCTAAGGCCTTTTGAAATGGCAACATTAAGATTAGGTAATATGACTGAAGTACTTTTTAATTGGAGTCAATATATGATTAATAATGAGTATTTGAGTCAGAGAGGTGGTACATTTATGTTGGATGAGGGTAATAAATTCATTCACATTCATCGCTCTAATGCTCTACTTTCATATTCACATAATATGTCGAAGCCAATATCTTATTTAGAACAATATATCAAAGTTCAATAACTTTTAACCATTGAGTTTTGTACTTAAATAGTGTTTTTATATTAAAAATTACTTTTCTATAACTCTTAGGTTGAAAGGAGATCAAATATTATGTATAGAGATAAAGCATCATTATGTCGCCATATCGTTGTAATAGTTGTGGTAGTAAGGAATTTAGGGCAGATAGGGCATTAGCTGGACGCTTAATTTGTAGGAATTGTGGATTACCCCTAGGTAATAGCAATAGAACCAGCAGCAGAAAAAGGCAATCAGGATTTAGTTCTAATCTCCCTTACCTTTATATAGTTTTAGGTGTAACAATACTAGTCATTATATTGAGATAGATAAATTTGTGAGTATTTAGCTTAAGAATAACATTTACAAACT comes from Prochlorococcus sp. MIT 1307 and encodes:
- a CDS encoding ferritin; its protein translation is MTVTPSNSLKIKTGPAGRAMAEAMQSELVEGLLQHLTMERSASAQYFANSLWFAERELKGFSSFFKKESENEQAHASIFADYLIARGQSVLLEKLKAPIQSWSDIEEVFAASFQMEADVTTSLHQLYAIAERDSDVRTNVFLDPIIEGQTSSEDEFAHLLGRVRFTKNQPSALLIIDGELNI
- a CDS encoding Crp/Fnr family transcriptional regulator; translated protein: MSFRFLPDEPVAPVRMPTGQSVLIPRDGNSCLEVLEGIARVYCPCEETEGMTLAFLQSGDQLRTERLCSEGVCVEALTPLIFRNDTKASEGEGFDAVNEWTLQLLRIRHLGSAELRLQALFALLVNRLGRRCGDWCQLPFRLTHERIGELIGSTRVTSTRLISRLRSEELLSVPTGEHILKVAPTLIESASFAV
- a CDS encoding chlorophyll a/b binding light-harvesting protein, encoding MQTYGNPNVTYAWYAGNSGVTNRSGRFIASHIGHTGLICFGAGANTLFELARYNPSLPMGDQGLVMLPHLATYGLGGCENGVLTEPYTITVVAVFHLIFSAVYAGGAMLHSFRYKEKLEDYPAGSRPNKFAFDWTDPNRLTSILGHHLCFLALGCVQFVEWAKYNGIYDPAIGSVRKVQYNLDLGAIWNHQIDWLSISSLEDIMGGHAFLAFFMAAGAAFHIFTSNFGEYTEFKGKGLLGAEWVLSTSLAGAAYTAFVAAFWVSTNTTIYPTELYGEVLKLKLEIAPYFLDTQTLAGDAHTGRAWLANFHYYVGFFYLQGHLWHGLRAMGFDFKRIGKYFDNLETSQISAG
- a CDS encoding ferritin, whose protein sequence is MQELTRAINNHLSCEFQASHTYLAMSIWLRERDLAGFSTYMQTKSQEERGHADRLIAYLVDCDEQVELPSVDAPQRSWTTAQTLFDNVYEMEQAVTASINRIYSIAEKAGERSATAMLDWFVAEQLQEEAEARFVRKRLRLAGENSAALLLLDQQFLDGTALTTVKGGPGPN
- a CDS encoding AhpC/TSA family protein, with translation MNHLKDQDASKQDQKEFLLSLPGMEKGCKRLVIILGLLGDFDSIEYIQMLVRYLPCLEKANIKLLVIGIGSEEGKKKFCEFTKLPHNYITVVDHIDIHQKLGLNTCRMSIYSPIINLLLMCAGINSPGTLNEVLRGYVGDKNAQPIFKPDDIISTGILPDFKGKLFEGAGGKGFLRPFEMATLRLGNMTEVLFNWSQYMINNEYLSQRGGTFMLDEGNKFIHIHRSNALLSYSHNMSKPISYLEQYIKVQ